A genomic region of Capnocytophaga canimorsus contains the following coding sequences:
- a CDS encoding alpha-L-fucosidase, whose protein sequence is MRMRYFFIVVGLFFYGFYPILAQPNYKPSAENLKAREAFQDDKFGIFVHWGIYSMLADGEWVMHNKNLHWQEYEKLAAGFYPSKFNAAEWVAAIKASGAKYITITTRHHDGFSMFDTKHCDYNIVKATPFKRDIIKEIAQECQKQGIRLHLYYSHLDWRREDYYPLGRTGKGTGRTKQGNWEDYHAFMNNQLTELLTNYGKIGAIWFDGMWDKDIYPDGMTAKTWNLDEQYTLIHKLQPACLIGNNHHITPFAGEDIQIFERDLPGENKAGLSGQDISRLPLETCETMNGMWGYKIIDQNYKSTKTLIQYLVKAAGKNANLLMNVGPEPNGNIPAVAVQRLKEMGEWMKTYAPTIQGTRGGVVAPSHWGVTTQKGKTLYVHVLDLTDKALFLPYSGNKLIKAVEYNGKKSIKFTQDNDGILLKFPKIPESPDYVLELTFEKELPAK, encoded by the coding sequence ATGAGAATGAGATATTTTTTTATCGTTGTAGGATTATTTTTCTATGGGTTTTATCCGATTTTGGCACAACCAAATTACAAACCATCGGCAGAGAATTTGAAAGCAAGAGAAGCGTTTCAAGATGATAAGTTCGGAATTTTTGTTCACTGGGGGATTTATAGTATGCTTGCCGATGGAGAATGGGTTATGCACAACAAAAACTTGCATTGGCAAGAGTATGAAAAGTTAGCTGCCGGATTTTATCCTTCAAAATTCAACGCAGCCGAATGGGTTGCAGCCATTAAGGCTTCAGGGGCGAAATATATTACGATAACTACACGCCATCACGATGGATTTTCGATGTTTGATACCAAACATTGTGATTATAACATTGTGAAAGCCACACCTTTCAAACGCGATATCATCAAGGAGATTGCTCAAGAGTGCCAAAAACAGGGAATACGTCTGCATTTGTATTATTCGCATTTGGATTGGCGTCGGGAGGACTATTATCCGCTTGGGCGTACTGGCAAAGGCACAGGAAGAACCAAACAAGGCAACTGGGAAGATTATCACGCCTTTATGAACAATCAACTTACTGAACTTCTGACGAATTATGGAAAGATAGGTGCCATTTGGTTTGACGGAATGTGGGACAAAGACATCTATCCAGACGGAATGACTGCCAAAACGTGGAACCTTGACGAGCAATATACGTTGATACATAAATTACAACCTGCTTGTCTCATCGGGAATAACCATCACATCACACCGTTTGCTGGAGAAGATATCCAGATATTTGAACGAGACCTTCCTGGTGAGAACAAAGCTGGATTATCAGGACAAGACATCAGTCGTTTGCCGTTAGAAACCTGTGAAACAATGAACGGAATGTGGGGATATAAAATCATCGACCAGAATTATAAGTCCACTAAAACTTTGATTCAGTATCTGGTTAAGGCGGCAGGAAAAAATGCGAATTTATTGATGAATGTAGGTCCAGAACCTAACGGAAACATACCTGCTGTTGCTGTTCAACGCTTAAAAGAAATGGGCGAATGGATGAAAACATACGCACCAACCATTCAAGGTACAAGAGGAGGTGTGGTAGCTCCCAGCCATTGGGGTGTAACTACTCAGAAAGGAAAAACACTTTACGTTCACGTGCTGGATTTGACTGACAAAGCCTTGTTTTTGCCTTATTCGGGTAATAAACTTATCAAAGCTGTTGAGTATAACGGCAAAAAATCGATTAAATTTACCCAAGATAATGATGGAATCTTGCTAAAATTCCCAAAAATACCTGAATCTCCCGATTATGTATTGGAACTCACCTTTGAAAAAGAGCTTCCAGCCAAATAA
- a CDS encoding rhodanese-like domain-containing protein, whose amino-acid sequence MKILSYLLLIVVSFVSCTSAQNTTHIPIEDYEHKSGNILIDVRTAKEFSQGHLSQAINIDVKDNYFEQKMEQFDKNQPVYLYCRSGKRSLQAAQKLEKLGFKNIYNLEGGFLRWEQKRNLQNSEK is encoded by the coding sequence ATGAAAATTTTATCTTATTTACTTTTAATTGTAGTATCCTTTGTTTCTTGCACATCAGCTCAGAATACAACTCACATTCCTATAGAGGATTATGAGCATAAATCGGGCAATATACTGATAGATGTACGCACAGCTAAAGAGTTTTCTCAAGGGCATCTGTCTCAGGCAATAAATATAGATGTAAAAGATAATTATTTTGAGCAAAAAATGGAACAATTTGATAAAAATCAGCCTGTTTATTTGTATTGTCGTAGTGGCAAACGCAGTTTACAAGCGGCTCAAAAGTTGGAGAAATTAGGTTTTAAAAACATCTATAATTTGGAAGGAGGTTTTTTGCGTTGGGAACAAAAAAGAAACCTTCAGAATTCGGAAAAATAA
- a CDS encoding non-canonical purine NTP diphosphatase has translation MKLVFATHNPNKLREIQALIPQGIQLLSLTDIGCDTEIEENASTIEGNAVLKAKYVYEKYGFNVFADDTGLEVTALDNKPGVFSARYAGENKNDTDNIALLLKNLEGNPYREARFRTVIALYLSGKLHTFEGIVKGTITEKPIGNEGFGYDPIFKAHTMEKTFAQISAEEKNRISHRGKAFQKLLEFLSK, from the coding sequence ATGAAACTTGTTTTTGCTACACATAATCCTAATAAATTAAGAGAAATACAAGCCTTGATTCCCCAAGGAATTCAGTTATTGAGTTTGACCGATATAGGCTGTGATACCGAAATAGAAGAAAATGCCTCAACCATTGAGGGAAATGCTGTGCTTAAAGCAAAATACGTTTACGAAAAATACGGTTTTAATGTTTTTGCTGATGATACAGGGCTTGAGGTAACGGCATTAGATAATAAGCCAGGTGTCTTTTCGGCACGTTATGCTGGCGAAAATAAAAATGATACTGATAATATAGCCTTACTACTTAAAAATTTGGAAGGAAATCCGTATAGAGAGGCACGTTTTAGAACGGTTATTGCACTTTATTTGTCGGGCAAATTGCATACTTTCGAGGGAATTGTCAAAGGAACCATTACCGAAAAACCTATTGGAAATGAAGGTTTTGGGTATGATCCTATTTTCAAAGCTCATACAATGGAGAAAACTTTTGCTCAAATATCTGCTGAAGAGAAAAATAGAATCAGTCATAGAGGGAAGGCTTTTCAAAAATTGCTTGAATTTTTATCAAAATAA
- a CDS encoding DUF349 domain-containing protein, giving the protein MSEQKKDNLQEADGKEKLQNSVLNQGEPSGSEVQKQATDAILNEINQENAEEAEDLDHKKRHEIPMRDYEAMDLDGLVRELKHLLRNEKIQAIKKHVEAIRYEFDKKYKEVLEEKKEEFLAEGGNELDFKYVLPIRGVFYELYDEYRQKKDKYQKELEQVLQANLAQRQDIISEIKGLINVEEDINTTFKHFKQLQEQWFKAGPVPRANYNDLWQNYHHHVEKFYDFVDLNRDLRDMDFKHNLEEKLKIVQKAEALAKVSYPQKAFRELQILHKIWKEDIGPVAREYREEIWHRFSEATKTIHEKRQHYFENLDKIHEENAIAKNEIIAKIKEILAQSTDSHNQWQRNIKKIDTLRKEFFAIGKTPSRVSNQIWLDFKQVTREFNRKKNGFYKNLKQEQQENLDKKLKLIEIAKANMDSSDWEAITPVMKKIQEEWRTIGHVPQKVSDKIWTEFLQACNHYFDRMHQARKEQNKFGEETLEKKKAMLDSLKDFKLSGDRDKDVEALQALTDQWNSLGKSPHGKRNLDLKFGKITDTLYKKLNFDKQEIELIKYNNKLERLVCQDDEDSLNHELIFVRRKIEEAKAEVLQLENNLQFFSNVDEKNPLVREVIKNIENHKETLKTWEAKLRELRNLQAQQVSDVASSEEENT; this is encoded by the coding sequence ATGTCAGAACAAAAAAAGGATAACCTGCAAGAAGCAGACGGAAAAGAAAAACTTCAGAATAGCGTTTTAAATCAAGGAGAACCATCGGGAAGTGAAGTTCAAAAACAAGCCACCGATGCCATACTTAATGAAATCAACCAAGAAAATGCTGAAGAAGCTGAAGATTTAGATCATAAAAAGCGTCACGAAATACCTATGCGTGATTATGAGGCAATGGATTTAGATGGTTTGGTACGTGAGTTAAAACACTTGCTTCGAAACGAAAAAATACAGGCCATTAAAAAGCACGTAGAGGCTATCCGCTATGAGTTCGACAAAAAGTATAAAGAGGTATTAGAGGAGAAAAAAGAGGAATTTCTTGCAGAAGGAGGAAATGAACTTGACTTTAAGTATGTTTTGCCTATCCGTGGAGTATTCTATGAACTTTATGATGAGTACCGCCAGAAAAAGGATAAATATCAAAAAGAGTTAGAGCAGGTTTTACAAGCAAATTTGGCTCAAAGGCAAGATATCATTAGCGAAATAAAAGGATTGATTAACGTAGAGGAAGATATAAACACAACCTTTAAGCATTTCAAACAGTTGCAGGAGCAGTGGTTTAAAGCAGGTCCTGTACCTCGTGCTAATTATAATGACTTGTGGCAAAACTATCATCATCACGTGGAAAAATTCTATGATTTTGTTGACTTAAATCGTGACTTGCGTGATATGGATTTTAAGCATAATTTGGAAGAAAAGCTAAAAATCGTGCAGAAAGCCGAAGCTTTAGCCAAAGTTTCTTACCCTCAAAAAGCATTCCGTGAGTTACAAATTCTACATAAAATTTGGAAAGAAGATATCGGACCAGTGGCTCGTGAGTATCGTGAAGAGATTTGGCATCGTTTCAGTGAAGCCACTAAAACCATACACGAGAAAAGGCAACATTATTTCGAAAATCTCGACAAAATCCACGAAGAAAATGCAATAGCAAAAAATGAAATAATAGCTAAAATCAAAGAAATCTTAGCTCAAAGTACCGATTCACATAATCAATGGCAGAGAAATATTAAAAAGATAGATACTCTTCGTAAAGAATTTTTCGCCATTGGTAAAACACCTTCTCGAGTTTCAAATCAAATTTGGCTTGATTTTAAGCAGGTTACTAGAGAGTTTAATAGAAAGAAAAATGGCTTTTACAAGAATTTAAAGCAAGAACAACAAGAGAATTTAGATAAAAAACTAAAACTCATTGAAATCGCTAAAGCCAATATGGATAGTTCTGACTGGGAAGCCATTACTCCAGTGATGAAAAAAATTCAAGAAGAATGGCGAACCATAGGACACGTTCCGCAAAAGGTCTCTGATAAAATTTGGACTGAGTTTCTACAGGCGTGTAATCATTATTTTGATCGTATGCATCAAGCTCGTAAGGAACAAAATAAATTTGGAGAAGAAACATTGGAAAAGAAAAAGGCAATGCTTGATTCTTTAAAAGATTTTAAACTTTCTGGTGATAGAGATAAAGATGTTGAGGCTTTACAAGCGCTTACTGATCAGTGGAATAGCTTAGGGAAATCGCCTCACGGAAAGCGTAATCTCGACCTTAAATTTGGCAAGATTACCGATACGTTATATAAGAAATTGAACTTTGATAAGCAAGAAATTGAGCTTATAAAGTACAATAATAAATTAGAGCGTTTGGTTTGCCAAGATGATGAAGATTCATTAAATCACGAATTGATTTTTGTCAGAAGAAAAATAGAAGAAGCTAAGGCAGAGGTGCTTCAATTGGAAAATAATTTGCAGTTTTTCAGTAACGTTGATGAGAAAAATCCGCTGGTACGTGAGGTTATCAAAAACATCGAAAATCATAAAGAAACTCTAAAAACGTGGGAAGCTAAGTTGCGAGAATTAAGAAATTTACAAGCTCAACAAGTTTCCGATGTAGCGTCTTCCGAAGAAGAAAATACATAA
- the recQ gene encoding DNA helicase RecQ, which translates to MKTSKNDLQSALKHYFGFDTFKGQQEEIVRSVINRQNTFVIMPTGGGKSLCYQLPAMVSEGTAIVISPLIALMKNQVDAMRGISSTDSVAHVLNSSLNKGEIREVMEDIRSKKTKLLYVAPESLTKDEYANFLKTIDISFVAVDEAHCISEWGHDFRPEYRNIKTIIDRLGEGIPVVALTATATPKVQDDILKNLGMAEANVFKASFNRPNLYYEVRPKTKNVDADIIRFVKQHSKKSGIIYCLSRKKVEELSQTLQVNGITAVPYHAGLDAKTRAKHQDMFLMEEVDVVVATIAFGMGIDKPDVRFVIHHDIPKSIESYYQETGRAGRDGGEGHCLAFYSYKDVEKLEKFMVGKPIAEQEIGQALLQDIVAYAETSSSRRKFILHYFGEEFDEINGEGADMDDNVRFPKKKVEAKKDVVKLLEIINKTKQKFKAKEIVNTLIGKVSALIKAHKIDEQDFFGIGNDKDDRYWMALLRQVMVNGLIRKDIETYGIMFLTDKGKDFIKHPVSFMMTEDHVYEEEPDEIGQSGGGVADEVLLAMLKDLRKKVAKVKGVPPFVVFQDPSLEDMALKYPITISEMTNVHGVGEGKAKKYGKDFVELIAKYVEENDIIRAEDLIVRTTGSNSSLKLYIIQNVDRKLPLPDIAKAKGLEMDEFLKELEQIVYSGTKLDISYYIDEILDEEQQEELHEYFLEAETDKISVASKEFDGDYEDEELRLYRIKFISDVAN; encoded by the coding sequence ATGAAAACTTCTAAAAATGATTTACAGAGTGCATTAAAGCACTATTTTGGGTTTGACACCTTTAAAGGGCAGCAGGAAGAGATTGTACGGAGTGTCATCAACCGGCAAAATACGTTTGTAATTATGCCTACTGGAGGAGGAAAATCGCTTTGTTATCAACTTCCAGCAATGGTTTCGGAAGGTACAGCCATTGTGATTTCACCATTGATCGCCTTGATGAAAAATCAAGTGGATGCGATGCGTGGAATTTCATCAACTGATAGTGTTGCTCACGTACTCAATTCATCATTGAACAAAGGAGAAATTCGTGAAGTGATGGAGGATATTCGCAGTAAAAAAACTAAATTATTATATGTAGCGCCTGAATCTTTGACCAAAGATGAATATGCTAACTTTCTTAAAACCATTGATATATCCTTTGTGGCGGTAGATGAAGCACATTGTATTTCGGAGTGGGGACACGATTTTCGTCCCGAGTACCGAAACATCAAAACGATCATCGACCGATTGGGCGAAGGTATTCCAGTAGTTGCACTTACCGCTACGGCAACCCCTAAAGTGCAAGACGATATCCTGAAAAACTTAGGAATGGCAGAGGCAAACGTATTTAAAGCCTCATTTAACCGACCTAATTTGTATTATGAGGTACGCCCTAAAACGAAAAATGTAGATGCTGATATTATTCGTTTTGTAAAACAGCATAGTAAAAAATCAGGAATTATTTATTGCTTGAGCCGTAAAAAAGTAGAAGAACTATCTCAAACTTTGCAAGTTAACGGAATTACAGCCGTACCTTATCACGCAGGATTAGATGCCAAAACCCGAGCCAAACATCAGGATATGTTTTTGATGGAGGAAGTAGATGTGGTAGTAGCAACCATCGCTTTTGGAATGGGAATTGACAAACCCGATGTACGCTTTGTAATTCACCACGATATTCCTAAGAGTATAGAAAGTTATTATCAGGAAACCGGACGTGCTGGGCGTGATGGAGGTGAAGGACATTGTTTGGCTTTTTACTCCTATAAAGATGTTGAAAAATTAGAAAAATTTATGGTAGGAAAGCCCATTGCCGAGCAAGAAATCGGTCAGGCACTCCTGCAAGACATCGTGGCTTATGCTGAAACATCAAGTTCGCGTCGTAAATTTATCTTGCATTACTTTGGGGAAGAATTTGATGAAATCAACGGTGAAGGAGCTGATATGGACGATAATGTTCGTTTCCCGAAAAAGAAAGTCGAAGCCAAGAAAGATGTAGTTAAACTATTAGAAATCATCAATAAAACCAAACAAAAATTCAAAGCTAAGGAAATCGTAAATACGCTTATTGGTAAGGTTTCTGCCTTGATAAAGGCTCACAAAATTGATGAGCAAGATTTTTTTGGGATTGGCAATGATAAAGATGATCGTTATTGGATGGCGCTTCTGCGTCAAGTGATGGTTAATGGGCTTATTCGTAAAGATATTGAAACCTACGGAATTATGTTTCTTACGGATAAGGGGAAAGACTTTATAAAACATCCAGTCTCTTTTATGATGACTGAAGACCACGTTTACGAAGAAGAGCCTGATGAAATCGGTCAATCGGGTGGCGGTGTTGCCGATGAAGTACTCTTGGCAATGCTTAAAGATTTACGTAAAAAAGTAGCTAAGGTTAAAGGAGTGCCACCTTTTGTGGTGTTTCAAGACCCTTCGTTGGAGGATATGGCGCTTAAATACCCAATAACCATTTCCGAAATGACTAACGTACACGGCGTTGGCGAAGGCAAAGCTAAAAAATATGGCAAAGATTTTGTGGAACTTATTGCCAAATATGTGGAAGAAAATGATATCATTCGTGCTGAAGACCTTATTGTAAGAACCACAGGTTCAAATTCTTCTCTAAAATTGTATATCATTCAGAATGTGGACAGAAAGTTACCATTGCCCGATATAGCTAAAGCCAAAGGTTTAGAAATGGACGAATTTTTAAAAGAATTGGAACAAATCGTCTATAGCGGTACTAAATTGGATATCAGCTATTATATCGATGAAATTTTAGACGAAGAACAACAAGAAGAACTTCACGAATACTTTTTGGAAGCGGAAACCGACAAAATTTCAGTAGCATCAAAAGAATTCGACGGAGATTACGAAGACGAAGAATTGCGATTATATCGTATAAAATTCATAAGCGATGTAGCCAATTAA
- a CDS encoding KpsF/GutQ family sugar-phosphate isomerase — protein MVAINKLIDYVDEDFAKAVNHILKSSGRVVITGIGKSAIIASKIVATMNSTGTPAIFMHAADAIHGDLGIIQEDDVVICISKSGNTPEIKVLIPLLKRGKNKLIGITSNKNSVLAQQSDCILYAHVEKEACPNNLAPTTSTTAQLVLGDALAVCLLKMKNFGSSDFAKYHPGGALGKRLYLKVADIVANNQKPEVTPDADIRKVIVEISEKMLGVTAVMDGQIIAGIVTDGDIRRMLNKNDSISGLTAKDIMTKNPKTIDSETLAVDALELMETNKITQLLVTEKGNYAGVIHLHNLIQEGII, from the coding sequence ATGGTTGCAATAAATAAACTGATTGATTATGTTGATGAAGATTTTGCAAAAGCGGTAAATCACATCTTGAAATCAAGCGGAAGGGTAGTTATTACGGGCATAGGCAAGAGTGCTATTATCGCCAGTAAAATTGTTGCTACGATGAACTCTACGGGTACTCCTGCCATATTTATGCACGCAGCTGATGCCATTCACGGCGACTTAGGAATCATTCAAGAAGACGATGTAGTTATCTGTATTTCAAAAAGCGGTAATACTCCTGAAATCAAAGTATTAATTCCTTTACTAAAACGAGGAAAGAATAAACTCATCGGTATTACTTCCAATAAAAATTCGGTTTTGGCTCAGCAATCCGATTGTATTTTGTATGCACACGTGGAGAAAGAAGCCTGTCCGAATAATTTAGCACCCACCACTAGTACCACAGCTCAGTTGGTATTGGGTGATGCTTTGGCAGTTTGTTTACTAAAAATGAAAAACTTTGGAAGTAGCGATTTTGCTAAATATCACCCTGGAGGCGCTTTAGGCAAACGCTTATATTTAAAAGTAGCTGATATTGTAGCAAATAATCAAAAACCAGAAGTTACCCCCGATGCGGATATTCGTAAGGTTATTGTTGAAATTTCAGAAAAGATGTTAGGGGTTACCGCTGTTATGGATGGGCAAATCATTGCAGGTATCGTTACCGATGGCGATATTCGGCGAATGCTCAACAAGAATGATTCTATAAGCGGACTCACCGCCAAGGATATTATGACTAAAAATCCAAAAACTATTGATAGCGAAACCCTTGCCGTAGATGCTCTCGAACTTATGGAAACTAATAAAATAACACAATTATTAGTTACAGAAAAAGGCAACTACGCTGGAGTTATTCATCTGCATAATTTAATACAAGAAGGTATTATCTAA
- a CDS encoding peptidylprolyl isomerase, with the protein MQEGIYVKFITEKGDILIKLTHDKTPATVGNFVALVEGTQKNSRKPLGEPYYNGLKFHRVIPDFMIQGGCPLGTGTGSPGYQFDDEFHPELKHDRPGVLSMANAGPGTNGSQFFITHVPTPWLDNKHTVFGHVIEGQDVVDAIKQNDLMRELQIIRVGEAAQKWDAVTAFEKFNAEKAQRIEAERRKAEEILKNETIGFDKTESGLFYKIEQKGNGKQAQAGKTVRVHYTGMLLDKTIFDSSYKRNQPLEFVVGIGQVISGWDEGILLLQEGDKARFVIPSELAYGSRGAGGVIPPNAPLIFDVELVQVK; encoded by the coding sequence ATGCAAGAAGGAATTTATGTAAAGTTTATCACTGAAAAAGGAGATATTTTAATAAAATTAACTCACGATAAAACCCCTGCAACGGTGGGGAATTTCGTTGCTTTGGTAGAAGGGACACAAAAAAACAGTAGAAAACCTCTGGGAGAGCCTTACTATAACGGATTGAAATTTCATAGAGTAATTCCTGATTTTATGATTCAAGGAGGATGTCCTTTAGGAACGGGTACGGGAAGCCCTGGATATCAATTTGATGATGAGTTCCATCCCGAACTGAAACACGACAGACCTGGAGTGCTTTCAATGGCAAATGCTGGACCAGGCACTAACGGGAGCCAGTTTTTTATCACTCACGTTCCTACACCTTGGTTGGATAACAAGCACACTGTTTTTGGACACGTCATTGAAGGGCAAGATGTGGTAGATGCTATCAAACAAAATGATTTGATGCGTGAGCTTCAAATTATCCGTGTGGGTGAAGCTGCTCAAAAATGGGATGCGGTGACCGCTTTCGAAAAATTTAATGCTGAAAAAGCCCAACGTATTGAAGCTGAAAGACGAAAAGCTGAAGAAATACTAAAAAATGAAACTATTGGCTTTGACAAAACCGAGAGCGGACTTTTTTATAAAATAGAACAAAAAGGGAATGGCAAACAAGCACAAGCAGGAAAAACCGTTCGTGTGCATTATACGGGAATGTTGCTGGATAAAACCATCTTTGATTCGTCTTACAAACGCAATCAACCTCTTGAATTTGTAGTAGGGATAGGTCAAGTCATTTCAGGTTGGGACGAAGGTATATTATTGCTTCAAGAAGGAGATAAAGCCCGATTTGTAATTCCTTCAGAACTTGCTTATGGAAGTAGGGGGGCAGGAGGAGTCATTCCGCCTAACGCACCACTTATTTTTGATGTGGAATTGGTACAAGTAAAATAG
- the tsf gene encoding translation elongation factor Ts, producing MANITAAEVNKLRQATGAGMMDCKAALVEAEGDFEKAIEILRKKGQKVAAKRADRDSSEGAVIAKVNQNATKGAIVSLNCETDFVAKNESFVALANELATMALQVSSKEELLAADYKGITVADKLTEQTGVIGEKIEIGAFELLEAPFVGSYIHAGNKIAALTGLSANVNGAEEAAKNVSMQIAAMNPIALDKESVDASVIEKEIEIAKDQLRQEGKPEAMLDNIAKGKLERFFKDNTLVAQEYIKGNKESVADYVKSVDAGLKVVAYKRVSL from the coding sequence ATGGCAAATATTACAGCCGCAGAAGTAAATAAATTAAGACAAGCTACCGGAGCTGGTATGATGGACTGTAAAGCAGCTTTGGTTGAGGCTGAAGGAGATTTTGAGAAAGCTATTGAAATCCTACGTAAAAAAGGACAAAAAGTAGCTGCAAAAAGAGCTGATCGTGATTCAAGCGAAGGAGCTGTTATTGCAAAAGTAAACCAAAATGCTACTAAAGGAGCAATCGTTTCTTTGAACTGTGAGACCGATTTCGTAGCTAAAAACGAATCTTTCGTAGCTTTAGCTAACGAATTGGCTACTATGGCACTACAAGTAAGTTCTAAAGAAGAATTACTTGCTGCTGACTACAAAGGAATTACAGTTGCTGATAAACTTACTGAGCAAACAGGAGTTATTGGTGAGAAAATTGAAATCGGTGCTTTTGAATTGTTAGAAGCTCCTTTTGTAGGTTCTTATATTCACGCTGGAAATAAAATTGCTGCCTTAACGGGACTTTCAGCCAATGTTAATGGAGCTGAAGAAGCAGCTAAAAATGTTTCTATGCAAATTGCAGCAATGAATCCTATCGCCTTGGATAAGGAAAGTGTAGATGCTTCTGTAATTGAGAAAGAAATCGAAATTGCAAAAGACCAATTACGTCAAGAAGGAAAACCTGAAGCGATGTTGGATAACATTGCAAAAGGTAAATTAGAGCGTTTCTTCAAAGATAATACTTTGGTGGCTCAAGAATATATCAAAGGAAACAAAGAAAGCGTTGCCGATTATGTAAAATCAGTAGATGCTGGACTTAAAGTAGTAGCTTACAAACGTGTTTCTTTGTAA
- the rpsB gene encoding 30S ribosomal protein S2: protein MANNIEVKDLLEAGVHFGHLTRKWNPNMAPYIYMERNGIHVINLYKTAAKIEEANEALKKIVASGRRVLFVATKKQAKDIVAEKATSVKMPYITERWPGGMLTNFVTIRKAVKKMASIDKMKKDGTFETLSKREKLQVERLREKLEKNLGSIADMTRLPGALFVVDTMREHIAVKEARKLNIPIFAMVDTNSDPRDVDYVIPANDDASKSIEKILTYVTEAINEGLSQRTPDQKEKDAETAE, encoded by the coding sequence ATGGCAAATAATATAGAAGTTAAAGATTTACTTGAAGCAGGTGTTCACTTTGGGCACTTGACAAGAAAGTGGAATCCGAATATGGCTCCTTACATTTATATGGAGCGTAACGGAATTCACGTTATCAATTTGTACAAAACAGCTGCTAAAATTGAAGAAGCTAACGAAGCTTTGAAAAAAATTGTAGCCTCAGGGCGTAGAGTCCTTTTTGTAGCTACAAAAAAACAAGCAAAAGATATCGTTGCTGAAAAAGCAACATCGGTAAAAATGCCTTACATCACTGAAAGATGGCCAGGTGGGATGTTAACTAACTTTGTTACCATCCGAAAAGCGGTTAAAAAGATGGCGTCTATCGACAAAATGAAAAAAGACGGTACTTTTGAAACCCTTTCAAAAAGAGAAAAATTACAAGTAGAGCGTTTAAGAGAGAAACTTGAGAAAAACTTGGGTTCAATCGCTGATATGACTCGTTTGCCAGGGGCATTGTTTGTAGTGGATACGATGCGTGAGCACATTGCCGTGAAAGAAGCAAGAAAATTAAACATTCCTATTTTTGCAATGGTGGATACCAATTCAGATCCTCGTGATGTGGATTATGTTATCCCAGCCAATGATGATGCTTCGAAATCCATCGAAAAAATCCTTACTTACGTTACGGAAGCCATTAACGAAGGGCTTTCACAACGTACACCCGATCAAAAAGAAAAAGACGCAGAAACTGCTGAATAA
- the rpsI gene encoding 30S ribosomal protein S9, translating into MEVIHKIGRRKTAVARVYVKPGNGAISVNKRDLNDYFTTSTLQYKVKQPFALLGAEDAYDVKVNVYGGGITGQAEAIRLAISRALCEVDAENRAVLKPEGLLTRDPRMVERKKFGQKKARKKFQFSKR; encoded by the coding sequence ATGGAAGTAATTCACAAAATTGGTAGAAGAAAAACGGCTGTAGCTCGTGTTTATGTTAAACCAGGAAACGGAGCTATTAGTGTTAATAAAAGAGACTTAAATGACTACTTCACCACTTCAACGCTTCAATATAAAGTAAAACAACCATTTGCTTTGTTAGGAGCTGAAGACGCTTACGACGTAAAAGTAAACGTGTATGGTGGAGGAATTACTGGACAAGCCGAAGCTATTCGTTTGGCTATTTCAAGAGCTCTTTGTGAGGTAGATGCTGAAAACAGAGCGGTATTAAAGCCTGAAGGACTACTCACTAGAGACCCACGTATGGTAGAGCGTAAAAAATTCGGTCAGAAAAAAGCACGTAAAAAATTCCAATTCTCAAAACGTTAA